In a genomic window of Anas acuta chromosome 9, bAnaAcu1.1, whole genome shotgun sequence:
- the EHHADH gene encoding peroxisomal bifunctional enzyme: MAQYARGAAAVAVIRLRNPPVNALSLTVLQALEDGLKRADADPSVKAVMICGENGKFSAGADIQGFSSPKRQGIGLGPLISLIERSEKPVVAAIEGIALGGGLEVALGCHYRIAHVQARMGLPEVTIGLLPGAEGTQRLPRLIGVPAALDLITTGRHIPATEALKLGLVDEVVEENTVEAGIRLANKLIGQPLGPRRLSLKPVPKLPNMEAFLSEALMKVKKQAQGCLAPELCFQAVKAATEKPFADGVRKERELFNILLTSGQAQALQYAFFAERAVQRWTTPTGASWKSASPQPIRRAAVIGLGTMGRGIVTSLVKANIPVVALEQDMEYLNTGRKAVMLLLEREAMKMGQDAQSLDFHNPARLQFTVDFDGLRDVDLVIEAVFENMALKKEIFKKLSGICKPGAFLCTNTSALNIDEIASATSHPQQVIGTHFFSPAHVMRLLEIIYGRHTSPAAIATAMQLAKAMKKVGVVVGNCFGFVGNRMMFPYVQQAVFLLEEGSRPEDVDRVLEDFGFKIGPLRMSDLAGLDVGWRSRKGQGLTGASLPPGTPARQRHGRRYSPLPDLLCEKGRFGQKTGKGWYQYEKAGGRTARPDPWLHSFLSEYRDTHQIKTRFVDQEEILERCLFSLINEGFNILAEGIASGPEHLDVIYINGYGWPKHKGGPMFYASTVGLPRVLAKLQKYSEAHPDVPELRPSAFLKKLVAAGSPPLKEWMSCSGSQSSKL, from the exons tttaaCAGTTCTTCAGGCATTAGAGGATGGACTGAAGAGAGCGGATGCAGATCCTTCAGTGAAAGCTGTTATGATTTGTGGCGAAAATGGGAAATTCAGTGCAG GTGCTGACATTCAAGgattttcttctccaaagaGACAGGGTATTGGCTTGGGCCCCTTAATTTCTCTCATCGAAAGGAGTGAGAAGCCAGTGGTGGCTGCCATTGAAGGCATTGCCTTGGGAGGAGGCCTGGAGGTGGCGCTTGGCTGTCACTATCGGATTGCACATGTGCAG GCACGGATGGGTTTACCGGAAGTCACCATCGGGTTACTTCCAGGTGCTGAAGGCACTCAGCGACTACCCAGACTGATCGGGGTGCCAGCTGCTCTGGATCTAATCACTACAG gaAGACACATTCCAGCAACTGAAGCACTGAAGCTGGGCTTGGTTGATGAAGTTGTGGAAGAGAACACAGTTGAGGCAGGAATTCGCTTGGCAAACAAGCTGATTG GCCAGCCCTTGGGACCCCGCAGGCTCAGCCTGAAGCCTGTTCCAAAGCTGCCCAACATGGAAGCATTTCTCAGTGAGGCTCTCATGAAGGTGAAGAAACAGGCCCAGGGGTGCCTGGCGCCAGAGCTCTGCTTCCAGGCAGTCAAAGCCGCCACAGAGAAGCCCTTTGCAGATGGAGTCCGGAAGGAACGGGAGCTGTTTAACATCCTGCTGACCTCAGGCCAGGCCCAAGCACTGCAGTATGCTTTCTTTGCAGAGAGAGCAGTGCAGAGGTGGACAACGCCCACTGGAGCTTCATGGAAAAGTGCTTCCCCTCAGCCCATCCGCAGAGCGGCTGTGATAG GGCTGGGAACAATGGGCCGAGGCATTGTGACTTCTCTGGTTAAGGCCAACATACCCGTGGTAGCCCTGGAGCAGGACATGGAGTATCTGAACACGGGAAGAAAAGCTGTGATGCTCCTTTTGGAACGTGAGGCTATGAAAATGGGGCAGGATGCCCAAAGCCTGGATTTCCATAACCCTGCACGTCTCCAGTTCACTGTAGACTTTGATGGGTTGCGGGATGTAGACCTAGTTATTGAAGCTGTGTTTGAGAACATGGCactgaagaaggaaatattCAAAAAGCTATCAGGGATCTGCAAGCCGGGGGCCTTTCTGTGCACAAACACATCAGCCCTGAACATCGATGAAATAGCCTCTGCCACGAGCCACCCACAGCAGGTCATTGGCACACACTTCTTCTCCCCTGCTCATGTGATGAGGCTATTAGAAATTATCTATGGCCGCCACACGTCCCCAGCTGCCATTGCCACTGCCATGCAGCTAGCCAAAGCGATGAAAAAGGTTGGAGTGGTGGTAGGGAATTGCTTTGGCTTTGTCGGGAACCGAATGATGTTTCCATATGTACAACAGGCAGTTTTCCTTTTAGAGGAAGGAAGCAGACCAGAGGATGTAGATCGGGTTCTTGAAGATTTTGGGTTTAAGATAGGGCCTCTCCGAATGTCCGATCTCGCAGGGCTGGACGTGGGCTGGAGGTCTCGAAagggccagggcctcactggggcctcactgcctccaggaaCACCTGCCCGCCAGCGGCACGGCCGTCGCTACAGCCCGCTGCCCGACCTTCTGTGTGAGAAAGGCAGGTTTGggcagaaaactggaaaaggcTGGTACCAGTACGAGAAGGCTGGGGGCAGGACAGCCAGGCCAGATCCGTGGCTTCACAGCTTCCTGTCTGAGTACAGGGACACCCATCAGATCAAGACCCGCTTTGTAGACCAGGAGGAGATCCTGGAGcggtgtttgttttctctcatcAATGAAGGGTTTAACATCCTGGCTGAAGGAATAGCTTCAGGCCCAGAACACCTTGATGTCATTTATATCAATGGCTACGGGTGGCCAAAGCACAAGGGCGGCCCCATGTTCTATGCTTCCACCGTCGGGCTCCCTCGCGTTCTGGCTAAGCTGCAGAAATACTCCGAGGCCCACCCTGATGTCCCCGAGCTGCGTCCCAGTGCCTTTCTGAAAAAGCTGGTAGCTGCGGGGAGCCCTCCCCTCAAAGAGTGGATGTCCTGCTCAGGCTCGCAGAGCAGCAAGCTGTGA
- the C9H3orf70 gene encoding UPF0524 protein C3orf70 homolog, translating to MSGAAAKSEKLDEAQALARSCAGRPDFQPCDGLSLCATHSHGRCFRLHWCCHLGWCHCKYVYQPMTPVEQLPSTEIPVRPREATNTIQIAVSLTEHFLKFAPVFQPPLPPASPQFCTIADLFIDNYRVKCINGKMCYVQRQPPPVPHKTKAEEVSVRNALLTKESNTPKTDHCSSPSSSEDSGINAVGVHYMESCDEDTEGVAELSSEEDYSPDSSWEPDECPLLSPSQCEMEVIETIETTV from the exons ATGAGCGGGGCGGCGGCGAAGAGCGAGAAGCTGGACGAGGCTCAGGCGCTGGCCCGCAGCTGCGCGGGCAGACCCGACTTCCAGCCCTGCGACGGGCTCTCGCTCTGCGCCACGCACAGCCACGGCCGCTGCTTCCGCCTGCACTGGTGCTGCCACCTGGGATGGTGCCACT GTAAATACGTCTATCAGCCCATGACACCCGTGgagcagcttcccagcaccGAGATCCCTGTTCGCCCTCGGGAGGCCACGAACACGATCCAGATCGCCGTTTCGCTCACCGAGCACTTCCTGAAGTTCGCGCCCGTCTTccagcccccgctgccccccgcctcCCCGCAGTTCTGCACGATCGCAGACCTCTTCATTGACAATTACCGCGTGAAATGCATCAACGGGAAGATGTGCTACGTGCAGAGGCAGCCTCCCCCCGTGCCCCACAAGACAAAGGCCGAGGAAGTCTCTGTCCGCAATGCCTTACTCACAAAAGAGAGCAATACACCAAAAACAGATCACTGCTCGTCCCCTTCCAGCTCGGAGGACTCCGGGATCAACGCGGTGGGGGTTCACTACATGGAGTCGTGCGATGAGGACACGGAGGGGGTGGCCGAGCTAAGTTCAGAAGAAGATTACAGCCCGGATAGCAGCTGGGAACCAGATGAATGCCCACTCTTGTCGCCCTCACAGTGTGAAATGGAAGTGATTGAGACTATAGAAACCACTGTGTGA